In the genome of Triticum urartu cultivar G1812 chromosome 5, Tu2.1, whole genome shotgun sequence, one region contains:
- the LOC125510434 gene encoding CASP-like protein 5A3: MQNFFGWLAHGGAVQLPRASHPVVHPAPPPPVPDAAAQAQPQGQGPPPPPAPAPAPPPAAEGEIQPVAPAAAAEGQGQAVAPAPAPAAAAEVEGANANAPPPGVVMVDLMGAPGTRWGLGTRLAQALLAAAAIGFMASTDDFNEVTAFRLLVTAEALQCLWSLALAAVDVYALLVKRAFRTPRATTIYSIGDWVTGALTFAAASGSAGITVLINDDLMMCSENHCPSFMASTSMAFFTWFAIAPSCLFNLMTAVYRVQRA, translated from the exons ATGCAGAACTTTTTTGGGTGGCTCGCGCACGGCGGCGCCGTCCAGCTCCCGCGGGCCAGCCATCCGGTCGTCCACcccgctccgccgcctcccgttCCGGATGCTGCGGCACAGGCGCAGCCGCAGGGACAGGGCCCGCCCCCGCCCCCGGCTCCGGCTCCAGCTCCACCTCCGGCGGCAGAGGGAGAGATACAGCCGGTGGCCCCGGCTGCGGCGGCAGAGGGACAGGGGCAGGCGGTGGCCCCGGCTCCGGCTCCGGCTGCGGCGGCGGAGGTGGAGGGCGCGAACGCGAACGCGCCGCCGCCCGGGGTGGTGATGGTGGACCTGATGGGGGCGCCGGGGACGCGCTGGGGGCTCGGCACCCGCCTCGCGCAGGCGCTCCTCGCGGCCGCCGCCATCGGCTTCATGGCCTCCACCGACGACTTCAACGAGGTCACCGCCTTCCG CCTCCTCGTAACAGCAGAGGCCTTGCAATGCCTGTGGAGCCTCGCTCTGGCCGCCGTTGACGTCTACGCACTTCTTGTCAAGCGCGCCTTCCGGACTCCTCGAGCTACCACCATATATTCCATTGGGGACTGG GTCACGGGAGCACTGACCTTCGCTGCAGCGAGCGGATCGGCAGGCATCACCGTTCTCATCAACGACGACCTGATGATGTGCTCGGAGAACCACTGCCCGAGCTTCATGGCCTCCACCTCCATGGCTTTCTTCACCTGGTTCGCGATCGCGCCGTCCTGCCTCTTTAACCTCATGACAGCGGTGTACCGAGTGCAGAGGGCGTAG